AGTCCCGGGCATAGACCGTCAGCAGGTCGTCCTGAAAGCGCTCCGGGTGCTCCCATTGCTGCATCCAGTAGATGTGCTGGTGGGAGTCGTTGTTGACCACATAGGGTTCGGTGAGGGTCGCCCGATGGGCCCAGGCGGCGAGCAGGAGACCTGCGAGAAAGAGGCCGAGCCACAGTAGCGCCTGCCACCGAGTCTCCGACAGCGAGCTCATGGAGCGGCGTCCTCCTGCGCCTTGGGAGCCTCGCTGGTTCCCCGGGGCTCCAAGCTCACCGCCAGCGCAAGGGTCAGCCCCCAAATCGGCGCCAGGCGGAAGTTGAGGATCTCCGGCGACGCCAGGCTCCACACCGCATACCCGATCCAGGCGGCGGTGAGGGCGGCGAGGAGCGCCCGCCGGGGGCCCGGCGGTGTTCGGAGGCAGCTCTGTGCCAGCCAGCGAATCCACAGGCCGAAGGCGCCGAGCACCGCCAGCGCACCGGCGAGACCGAGCTTGAAGAGCAGGAAGAGATAGAAGTTGTGGATGTAGTTGAGGTCCTGGGCGTCGAGGCGGGACGAGAGGGGAACGATGCTCGAGCTACGTAGCGAATACGAGGCGCCGAGGCCGAAGCCCAGGAGCTTGCGGTACCAGGGGGCCTCCAGGAAGCGATAGATCAGCGTGCGGCTCTCCTCCAGCCGGTAGGCGGCGGATCCGCGCATGGCCCGGGAGCCGATGGAGAGGGGGTCGAGGCTCGAGCGCAGGCGGTCCGCCATGAAGGCGAGCTGCTCCAGCAACCGGCCGGTGGCGGGGTCCCCCAGGCGCTCCAGCTCCAGCCGGTGCAGGAGCCAGCGCTGGGGAGGGGACTCCGGCGACGGCGAGCCCGAGCCCGGGTCGGGATAGCGGCCGTGGAAAACGACGCGTGCTTGGATGGTGCCTTCCGGGACCAGTCCCGTGACCGAAGGCTGGCGCCAGCCCAGGCCGGGCTCGGCGCAGGCGGTGAGCACGCCTAGCAGCGCCCGCTCTTCGTCGAGCCACCACAGGGAGACGCAGCCTTTGGCATCCCCCGGGCTGCTCCCGGCGGTGCTCTTCAGATGGGCAGTGCTCTTCAGATGTGCCGTCAAGCGGTAGAGCCCGGGTTCCGTCACCGGTACCGTCTGCGGTATCCGCACGACCTCGCTATCGGGCGGAAGAACCCAGCTCAGCGCGCGCCGGAATTTGCCGCCGGTCCACGGGGCTTCCTCGAGGTTGAGCCCCGGCGGCACCATCGGTTCTCCTGCGGGGTCCTCCGGCAGGATGTGGGAGGCGTCCCGCCCCGGCATCAAGTCCGGACGCTGGGCCGTTTCCCACCACCACAGGGCGCGCTCCACGGCGAGAAGCGGCAGCAGCAACAACCCCAGCAGGATCAGTCCCCGCCACCAGCGCACCCGAGGAGCGGCGAAGGCCAGGAAGATCAACAACGCCAGCGGCGTGATGAGCAAGAGACCCCGGATGCCGGAGCCCAGCATGTAGGTCCCCAGGATCGCCAGGGCGACGCCCCATAGCACTTGCAGCCATCGGGTGCGGCGAGCCAGCAAGGCCAGGAGAAACAACAGGGCCAGCAGGGACGGGCCGGCGATGGACACCGAATTGGCGAAGTACAGGCGTCCCACGGGACGGCCGGAGAGCAAGCGACCGGCGGCGTCCAGCAGATGCGCCGCCGCCGCAAGGGTCACCGTCATCGCCAGAACCGGCGGGAGCCAGGCGAGGCCGGATTTGCCGGGATCGGCCTCCGAATCTGACCCGGAGCGCTCCACAGCCAGCCCCGCCAGGGCTGCCAGGGGGAGCAAGCCCATGGAAAGCACCTGGCCCGCGACCCTGCCCAACGGCTGGCCGGAGAGGATCCCCACCAGACCTCCCAGCGCTGCAGCAGCGGCGTAGAGAAGCAGTCCGAGGAGCACCGCCCGGGGGCAGCTGCGCCAGCGTCGAAGCCAGCCGGCCCGACCCAGGCCCCAGAGGCAGAGCACTCCCGTCGCCGCCAGGATCGCCGCCGCCTGATAGCGCAAGCTGCCCTCGAAGGAGAGCCAGCGGGTGGCGTAGGGGGTGAGCAGGATGAGAGCGGCCAGGGCGGCGGTTACCGCGGCGCTGCCCACGGCGGGCTGCGGAAGACCTGCGGAAGCTGGTGGCTTCGCGGTAGATGCGGCGGGAGTTCGGTGGGAAAAAAACAGGGGGTTGGCCTCTTGGGACGACTGCGAGACCCTAGTCTACTCCAGCCCTCGGGACCAGTCTGTCCCCGGGGCCGGAGCGGTGGTAGCCTTGGCGCCGACATTGGCCGGGCCGATGGTCTCCTCGATGGAGCGGGGACGATCCCGGCGCGGCCGCGGAGGATTTGGATGGCTGAGCAGAAGAAAACGATTTGCGTCACCGGCGGGGCCGGATTCATCGGTTCCCACTTGGTGGACGCATTCCTGCGCCGGGGGCACCGAGTGCTGGTCATCGACGATCTTTCTACCGGCCGAGAGGGGAATCTGGCTTCGGCGGCGGAGTTTCACCCGCTGGACGTGGTGTCGCCGGAGGCGGCGAAAGTGGTGGAGGACTCCGGGGCGGACCTGCTGGTGCACCAGGCGGCGCAGATGAACGTTCGGCGCTCGGTCACCGACGTGCTCCACGACGGCCGGACCAACGTTCTCGGCGGTTTGAATATGTTCGAAGCCGCCCGCCGCGGTGGCGTGCCCCAGATCCTCTTCGCCTCCACCGGCGGCGCTATCTACGGCGACCAGGAGGTCTTCCCGGCGCCGGAGGAGCATCCGCTACGCCCCCTCTCTCCCTACGGCGTCAGCAAGCTGGCCAGTGAGAGCTATCTCTACTACTACCACCAGACCTACGGCATGGACGTCACCTGTCTGCGCTATGCCAACGTCTACGGCCCGCGCCAGAATCCCCATGGAGAGGCCGGGGTCATCGCCATCTTCCTGCAATTGCTGCTGGCGGGGCAGATCCCCACCATCTACGGAGATGGCCTGCAGACCCGGGATTACGTGCACATCGACGATGTGGTGGCGGCGAATCTTGCGGCGGCGAACTTGGGGCTGACCAAACTGGAACTGAACAGCGAGCCCGGGTACCGCATCTACAACGTCGGCACCGGCGTCGAGACCTCGGTGGTAGATCTCTACCGCCTCATCGCCGAGTCCTTGGGCAGCAGCGTCGAGCCCCGTCATGGCGCCGCCAAGGCCGGCGAGCAGCTGCGTTCGTCGGTGGACCCCCGGCGGGCCTTGCGGGAGCTCGACCTCCCCGAGCCTCGTTCCCTGGCCAGCGGCTTGCCGGAGACGGTGCAATGGTTCGCCGGCCAGGCGGCGGACGTCCCGGCCACTTAGACCGACCCAGATTCTGCCCGTCGCCGGCGGACGGTGGCGGCGCTTTGGAGGACCCACTGACCATGAAGCTCCGATTCCTACTGCCCCTCGCCCTCCTGCTCCTCGCCAGCACCGGCTGCGTCACCCTGGACATGTTGCTCCAGGTGCAACCCGACGGCAGCGGCCGGTTGAATACCGAGATTCGCATTCAGAACGCCTTCCTGCAGCTGGCGGAGGGCATGGTGGGCGCCGGCGGCAGCACCTCCGGCGATGCCGGCATCTTTTCCGAGGCCAATCTGTTGAAGATGGCCAAGGGCTTGGGGCCGGGAGCCGAGTTGATCTCCCACGAGCCGGTGGAGGACCCATACACCAGCGGTGTGAAGGCGGTCTTCGCCATTCCCGACGTGCGTGCCATGAGCTTCGACGCGGTCCCCGTGGCCCCCAACCGCAACACCCAGGGCACGGTGGATCTGGAGCAGGGGGACGGCCGCACCACCCTGCTGCTGACCTTCCCGGCGCCGGAGGAGGCCTCCGGCAAGCCGCTCCTCCAGGGGGCCGACGTCGAGGGCATGAAGGATCTGCTTACCGGGCTGAAGATCAACCTGGCGGTGCAGGTGCCGGGGAAGATCCTCGAGACCAACAGCCCCTTTGCCAGCGGCGACCAGGTGACGGTGGCGGCGCTGGATCTGGATCAGCTGCTGGCGGATCCCGAGGGCATCGCAACGCTGACCTCCGCTTCCGCCAGCACCATCGCTCAGGTGGGGGAGCTGCTCAACGGCTTCGCCGGAGTCCGCTTCCATCCGGAGGAAGAGCTGCGGGTGGTGTACCAGACTCCCAAGGGCGCGAAGCTGAAGCCCGCTCCCAAAGCGCCGTCGACGGCCCAGGAGCCTCCGGCACCGGAAGCCCCGAAGAAGCCCATGGCCTCCGAAAAGCCCGCCCAGGAAACCGAGGGCGGGGAGGGATGACCCGGCGGTGAGCGGCGGCCCGGATCACGGATTCTGCCAAGAGCCACCCCGCCTCGGCGACCCTTACGCGGAGGACGAGGTGCTCCGGGGCTACCTGCGGCGGGTGTTGCCGGGAGACCTTCTGGAGCAGCTGGAGCCGGAGCTGGAGGAGATGGCGCGGCTCGCCGTCGAGCTCTATCACCGGAGCCTGGAAGACCGCCTCCACGAGCCGGAACACATTCCCTACGACCCCTGGGGCCGCCATGTGGACGAGATCCGGGTCACCGCGGTGTGGCAGGCGGCGGAGCGCATCGCGGCGGAGAAGGGCCTGGTGGCCACGGGCTACGAGGAGCGCTTCGGCCGCTGGGCGCGGGTCGCCCAATTCGCTCTCGTCTATCTCTTCACCCCGTCCTCCGACCTTTACAGCTGCCCCCTGGCCATGACCGACGGCGCTGCCGGCACTCTGCGGCGCACCGCCTCGGAGGAGCTACGGCAGCGGGCGGTGCCCCAGCTCCTCAGTCGGGACCCGAAGGAGTTCTGGACTAGCGGTCAGTGGATGACCGAAACCGCCGGCGGCTCCGACGTCGGTCGCTCGGAGACCATCGCCCGCCAGGACGCCGATGGCACCTGGCGACTGTGGGGGCGCAAATGGTTCACCTCGGCGGTGAATTCCCAGATGGCCCTGACCTTGGCGCGGCCGGAAGTGGACGGTGCTACGACTCCCGGCGGAAGGGGACTGGCCCTCTTCTATGTCGAGACTCGGGACCAGGAGGGCTTGCCCAATCGGCTGCGGGTGGCTCGCCTCAAGGACAAGTTGGGAACCCGCAAGCTGCCCACCGCCGAGCTTTTGCTGGAGGGTACGCCGGCGATCCCGGTGTCGGGGTTGGAGCGCGGCGTCAAGCACATCACGCCGATGCTCAACATCACCCGCACCTGGAACGCCGTCAGCTCCGCCTCGTTCCTGCGCCGGGGGCTGGCCCTGGCCTGGGATTACGCCGGCCGGCGGGTGGCCTTCGGCGCACCGATCCTCGAGCAGCCGCTGCATCGGGATACCTTGGAAGGCCTGGCGGCGGAGACCGCCGGCGCCTTCCATCTGACCTTCCGCACCGTCGAGCTCTTGGGTTTGGTGGAAGCCGAGGAGGCGTCGCCGGAGGAGGAGCGTCTCCTGCGCCTGCTCACTCCGCTGGCCAAGCTGACCACCGCCAAGCAGTCGGTTGCGGGCTGTAGCGAGGTTCTAGAAGCTTTCGGTGGCGCTGGCTACGTGGAGGACACGGGGCTGCCTTCCCTGCTGCGGGACGCCCAAGTGCTGCCCATCTGGGAGGGCACCACCAACGTCCTCTCCCTGGATCTGCTGCGGGCCCTCCAGGAAACCGGCGGCCTGGGCCCCATCGCCGCCGAGCTGGACCGCTGCCTGGCGGACTCTCCCGACCTCCTCATCGGCCCCGCCGCCGTCGCTCGGGAAGCCTTCGAAGCCGCCTCGCGGTGGCTGCGAGAGCACCAAGACCGCCCCAGCAACCTCCAGGCCGGCGCCCGCCGCCTCGCCCTCACCCTCGGCCGCACCCTCGAGCTGGCCCTGCTCATCCAACAGGCCGCCTGGTCCCTAGCCCAAGGGGACCCTCTCCCCGTCACCACCGCCCAGCGCTTCGCCGACGAGGGCGTCTCGCGGCTTCACGGCTAAGCTTTTTCCCCTGGGCGCAGGCTTCGGCAGCTCCTAGGGGCCCAATCCCGTATCCCGCGGGATGCGGCGGGGGAGAGTGCGCTCTTCGAGCTCTTCCTGGGGAGTGTCCAGCTGCAGGTAGCCGAGGGCGGCGAGGCTGGAGCGGGTTTCGGAGTCGAGGGTTTGGCTCTCGCGCTGGGCCGCAAGGGATTCGAGGCGGTTGTGGTGGTTGATCAGACCGCGGCGGAGCTCCGGTAGCTCGGCCGCTTGTTGGGCCTCCGTGAGAGGAGAGTGCTCGGTGGTGGGGGAGAGCTCTCGCGGGTCTTGCTCCAGATCGAAGAGACGGTCGTGGGGAGCGTCGACGGAGTGGATGAGCTTGGCGGGCCATTGCATCCAGGCGAGGGCACCGCGGCCGTCGAGGTCGAGATGGAACCAATGCTCCCGGTCACTGCCCAGGTCTTCGCGGCGCACCAGCGGTGCCCACAGGGAGCTGCCGGAGCCGTCTTCGGCGAGCTCGGGGGATAGGCCCAAGGCGTCGAGGGCGGTGGCCAGGAAGTCCAGCTGGTGGAAGGTGCGGACGGGGTCCTCCGGCACGGCAGGGGCTTCGGGAACGGCAGGGTCCTCAGGAGCGGCGGGGGCCTCGGCTCCGAGGCTGCCGTCCCGAGCCCAGAAGATCAACGGCACCCGGATCGCCTCCTGGTAGAGGCCGGTGCCGTGGGTGAGCTCGCCGTGCTCCAAGAACTCCTCGCCGTGATCCGAGGTCACCACCACCAGAGTGCGCTCCAGCAGACCCTGCTCCTCCAGCCCGGCCAGCAGATGCCGGACCTCTTCGTCCACTTGGTGAATCTCGCCGTCGTATTGGTCGATCATCCGCCGCAGCACCTCCGGCGTCATCTCGGTGCGGCCGTTGCGCACCTGCCGGGGCTGGACGAAGCCCTCCACCGGCGGTCCGTCGGCGAGCCCCTGGTCGGTGAACAGGCGGGGCGGGTGGTAGGGATCGTGGGGATCGACGTAGTGAGCGTAGAGAAAGAACGGCGGGCGGAGCTCCTGGGCCAGCGCCAGGGACTTGGCGGTGACCCTTGGGCCATCGATCTTGCCCGTGGGGTGGGTCATTTCGAAGTGCCGAAAGCCGCGGTCGAAGCCGAATTTGCGTCCGACATTGCGGTTGCCCACGTAGGCGGCGGTGTCGAAACCCTTTTCCGCCAGGAGCTCCGGCAGGTAGGGCACCTCTGCCGGCAAGGCGTCGGCGCGGCCCACCGCCTGGTGACGCTGGGGCGGGAAGCCGGTGAGCAGGGTGGCCACCGAGGGCTTGGTCCAGGACGATGCGGCATAGCCCTGGACGGCGATGCCCTCGCTCTGTAGCCGGGTCAGGGTGGGGGCGGTGTTGCGGTGGTAGCCATATCCCGGCAAGTGGTCGCTGCGCAGGGTGTCGATGAGGATCACCACCAGGTTGTCGTAGCGTGGCGCCGGCTCGGGCCGCGACCAGAGATCCGTGCAGGCGCTCGAGAGGAGCGCCGCCGAGAAGAGAACCGCTGCGAGCAGCCAGGCCAGGTCCGGGCGCTTCACGAGATGGGTCCCTCGACGCTCCAGCCGGCGTCGACGCAATCCGGGATGCCGACACCGTAGCGCCAGTTGCCCAACACCGTCAGCCCCGGGTGACGAGCCTCCACGGTGGCCACGGCGGTCTTGAGGGCTGCTTGAGCGGCGGTGGGTTGGGGGATGCCGGGGAGCCAGCGCTGAACGTGGCGCATCACCGGCTCGCCGCGCACCTCCAGGAACTCCTCCAGCTGTTCCTGCACTGAGCGGTAGAGCTCCTCCTCCGGCTGCTCCGCCAGCTCCGACCGCCGCCGGCCACCCACCATGGCCACCAGCAGCTCGCAGCCTTTGGGGGCGCGGCCGGGGAAGAGACGGGAGGGGAAGAGACAGCCGAGGATGGGGCGATGCTCGCGGTGGGGTACCAGGAATCCGAAACCGTCGAGAGGATGGCCGATGCGCTCCCGGGGGTAGCCTAGGGCTACCACCGCCACCGGCGCGCTGGGCAGGGGAGCTGGCGAGGCGTCCAGGGGAGTGGCGCCGAAGAACGGCGAGAGGAGGCTCAGGGTGGTCTCCTGGGGCAGCGCCAGGACGAGTCGGGGCACCGCTCCGAAGGTCTCGGCGGAGTCTCCAGCAGAAGCCTCGACGTGAAAGCCGTCCTGGGCCGCGGTGATGGCGGTGACTCGGGTTTCCAGCCGCAGATCCAGATCCTCCGCCAGCTCCTCGGCGAGGGTGGCGAATCCGGCGTCGTGGCCGATGATCTCCCGCCGGGGAGTCTTGGCGCGGCGGGCGGCGATGGCGCCGCGAATCAGGCTGCCGTGCTCCCGCTCCAGATGGTAGAGGCGAGGGAAGGCAGCGCCCACCGTCAGCTCGTCCGGGTTGCCGGCGTAGATCCCCGTGACCATAGCGTCCCCCAGCCGCTCCGCCACCTGGGGGCCCAGACGCCGGCGGAAGAAGGCGCCGACGGTTTCCTGGGGGCCGGGACCGGCGGAGCGTAGGGGCTCGGTGAACAGCCGCAGCTTGGCTCCGGCGGTGAGCAGAGGGCTCCGGAGCAGGGCCGGCGGGCTCGCCGGCAGGGCCTGCAGGCGGCCGTCGAAGACCACGTAGCGTTTCTTGCCTTCCGGGGAAGCGCTGATCAAGCGCTGTTCGCAGCCGGCGTCGCGGCAGAGGTCCACCAGCTCGGGGCTGCGCAGCACCGTGTTGGGCCCCACCTCGATCACGAAGCCGTCCTGGCGCAGGGTTTGGAGACAGCCCCCAGGGCGGGCGGCGGCTTCCAGGACGGTGACCCGCAGTCCCTCCCGGCGCAGTCGCCGAGCGGCGGCGAGGCCGGTGATGCCGGCCCCCAGGACCAGGGCGTCCACCGGGCTCAGCCTCCGCCGGAGCTCTGCACCGTGTCGACGAAGGCCTGGGCGTGCTCCACCGGCGTCATGGGCAGGATTCCGTGGCCCAGGTTGACGATGTGGCCTCCGCCGCTGCCCTCCGCGAGCAACTGCTTGGTGCGGCGGCGAATCTCCTCCGGCGGTGCCAGCAGGGCCCCGGGATCGAGATTGCCCTGGAGCACCAGCTTCGGTCCGACGATCTCCCGCACCTGGCTCAAGGGCTGGCGCCAATCCACCGACAGGCCGTTCACCGGCAGCTCCGCCAGCGCCGGCAGCAGATGGGCTCCGCCGCGCAGGTAGAAGAGGGTGGGCACCCGGTCACCGACGCCCTCGAGGATGCGCAGCACCGAGGGCAGGGCCAGCTCGCGCCAACGCTCCAGGGTCAGCAGGCCGCCCCAGGTGTCGAAGAGTTGCACCGCCTGGGCCCCTGCCTCGATCTGCCCCAGAAGGTATTCGACGGTGATGTCCGCCAGGCGGTCGAGAAGCTGACGCAGCCCCTCGGGGTCGCTATAGCTAAAGCCCAGCAGCTGGTTGTGGTACTTCGAGCTGCTGCCCTCCACCAAATAGGCGGAGACGGTCCAGGGCGTGCCGGCGAAGCCCAGCAGCGGCACCCGGCCGTCGAGCTCCCGGCGGATGCTGGCGACGGCATCGAAGACGTAGCCCAGATCCCGTTCCACCACCGGACTCACCAGATGGGAGAAATCCTGCCGGGAGCGCACCGGGCGCTCCAGCCGTGGACCGACGCCCTTGGCGAAGGTCAGCCCGGCCCCCATAGCGTCGAGGATGAGCAGGATGTCGGCGAAGAGGATCGCTGCATCGACGCCCAACCGGTGCACCGGCTGGAGGGTGATCTCCGTGGCCAGCTCGGGAGTGCGGCAGGTGGTGAGGAAATCATAGGGAGCCACCAGCTCCCGATATTCTGGGAGAAAGCGGCCGGCCTGGCGCATCATCCACACCGGGGGCCGTTCCACTTTCTCACCGCGGAGGACGCGTAAGATCAAATCGTTCACGGGGCGAGAGGATAGCACTTCAGGTGCGATAGCATCGCCCCATGTTTCGCCTCGTGGCTTATGCCCCCGACGGGGTCCAGCGATTTCCGGTGCACAGCGACCGCCTGCTCATCGGCAGCCACCCGGATTGCGACGTCTTTTTGCCCTATACCGGAGTGGCTCAGGAGCACGCCCGGCTGATGCTCGACGGCCGGGCCCTGCGCATCGAGGATCTGGGTAGCCGCAAGGGCACTGTGGTGGCGGGGGAGCGGGTGCGAGAAGCCTCCCTGGAGGTGCTCGACGAGATCCGGCTGGGGGGCGTCACTCTGCTGGTCGAGGACGTGGCACCGGAGCCCGCCAACGATCCGGAACCGCCACCGGTGGAGCCGCCGGAGGCCTGCATCGACTCGGTGTCGATGGTGGAGCATCTTTCCCGGCTCAGCGATTGGGTGCTGGCGGATCCGGAGAGCCGCACCAGCTTGGAGTCCCTGGCGGGGGATCTGCTGCAGGATTTCGGCGGCGGTTTGATGCTGCTCTTCCAGGGCGAGGTGAGCAAGAACAGCGGGGTCAAATTCACCGTCGCCACCGACGCCACCTACCTGAGCGCGGCGGAGAATCTGCTGGAGCAGCTCTGCGACCATCGGGAGGCGCATGGGGAGGAGCCGCCGCCTTCCTTCGACGGCGAGCTCCTGGACCAGCCGGCCTGGATGTGCCATCACCTCTATCGCGCCATGGACCGGCCGTACTTCCTCGCCCTGGCGCTGCCGCGCTTTCGTCCCGACGGCTGGGGCCCGGAGTCGGCGCTACGCACCGTCGGTGATCTGCTGATCCTCGGCCTGGTGCACCACGTAGGCCACTACGAGCCCATCCTGCCGGGCAAGCAGGGGCGGCAGAACCTGGTGCTGGATCCGGGGCTGGTAGTGGGGGAGTCGAAGGTGATGCTGGAGCTGGTGGAGCAGCTCAAGGGGGCCGTGGATCCGCCGGTGCAGGTGCTGCTGCGCGGCGAAGCGGGCTCCGGACGGGAGCTCTGCGCTCGCTCCCTGCACCTTTCCGGATCTCGCCGTCACGGTCCGTTCATCATCGCCACCGCCGGTGGCGCCAAGCCGGGCCAGCTGGAGGCGGACCTCT
This sequence is a window from Acidobacteriota bacterium. Protein-coding genes within it:
- a CDS encoding O-antigen ligase family protein — encoded protein: MGSAAVTAALAALILLTPYATRWLSFEGSLRYQAAAILAATGVLCLWGLGRAGWLRRWRSCPRAVLLGLLLYAAAAALGGLVGILSGQPLGRVAGQVLSMGLLPLAALAGLAVERSGSDSEADPGKSGLAWLPPVLAMTVTLAAAAHLLDAAGRLLSGRPVGRLYFANSVSIAGPSLLALLFLLALLARRTRWLQVLWGVALAILGTYMLGSGIRGLLLITPLALLIFLAFAAPRVRWWRGLILLGLLLLPLLAVERALWWWETAQRPDLMPGRDASHILPEDPAGEPMVPPGLNLEEAPWTGGKFRRALSWVLPPDSEVVRIPQTVPVTEPGLYRLTAHLKSTAHLKSTAGSSPGDAKGCVSLWWLDEERALLGVLTACAEPGLGWRQPSVTGLVPEGTIQARVVFHGRYPDPGSGSPSPESPPQRWLLHRLELERLGDPATGRLLEQLAFMADRLRSSLDPLSIGSRAMRGSAAYRLEESRTLIYRFLEAPWYRKLLGFGLGASYSLRSSSIVPLSSRLDAQDLNYIHNFYLFLLFKLGLAGALAVLGAFGLWIRWLAQSCLRTPPGPRRALLAALTAAWIGYAVWSLASPEILNFRLAPIWGLTLALAVSLEPRGTSEAPKAQEDAAP
- a CDS encoding NAD-dependent epimerase/dehydratase family protein; protein product: MAEQKKTICVTGGAGFIGSHLVDAFLRRGHRVLVIDDLSTGREGNLASAAEFHPLDVVSPEAAKVVEDSGADLLVHQAAQMNVRRSVTDVLHDGRTNVLGGLNMFEAARRGGVPQILFASTGGAIYGDQEVFPAPEEHPLRPLSPYGVSKLASESYLYYYHQTYGMDVTCLRYANVYGPRQNPHGEAGVIAIFLQLLLAGQIPTIYGDGLQTRDYVHIDDVVAANLAAANLGLTKLELNSEPGYRIYNVGTGVETSVVDLYRLIAESLGSSVEPRHGAAKAGEQLRSSVDPRRALRELDLPEPRSLASGLPETVQWFAGQAADVPAT
- a CDS encoding acyl-CoA dehydrogenase family protein, producing MSGGPDHGFCQEPPRLGDPYAEDEVLRGYLRRVLPGDLLEQLEPELEEMARLAVELYHRSLEDRLHEPEHIPYDPWGRHVDEIRVTAVWQAAERIAAEKGLVATGYEERFGRWARVAQFALVYLFTPSSDLYSCPLAMTDGAAGTLRRTASEELRQRAVPQLLSRDPKEFWTSGQWMTETAGGSDVGRSETIARQDADGTWRLWGRKWFTSAVNSQMALTLARPEVDGATTPGGRGLALFYVETRDQEGLPNRLRVARLKDKLGTRKLPTAELLLEGTPAIPVSGLERGVKHITPMLNITRTWNAVSSASFLRRGLALAWDYAGRRVAFGAPILEQPLHRDTLEGLAAETAGAFHLTFRTVELLGLVEAEEASPEEERLLRLLTPLAKLTTAKQSVAGCSEVLEAFGGAGYVEDTGLPSLLRDAQVLPIWEGTTNVLSLDLLRALQETGGLGPIAAELDRCLADSPDLLIGPAAVAREAFEAASRWLREHQDRPSNLQAGARRLALTLGRTLELALLIQQAAWSLAQGDPLPVTTAQRFADEGVSRLHG
- a CDS encoding sulfatase, whose translation is MKRPDLAWLLAAVLFSAALLSSACTDLWSRPEPAPRYDNLVVILIDTLRSDHLPGYGYHRNTAPTLTRLQSEGIAVQGYAASSWTKPSVATLLTGFPPQRHQAVGRADALPAEVPYLPELLAEKGFDTAAYVGNRNVGRKFGFDRGFRHFEMTHPTGKIDGPRVTAKSLALAQELRPPFFLYAHYVDPHDPYHPPRLFTDQGLADGPPVEGFVQPRQVRNGRTEMTPEVLRRMIDQYDGEIHQVDEEVRHLLAGLEEQGLLERTLVVVTSDHGEEFLEHGELTHGTGLYQEAIRVPLIFWARDGSLGAEAPAAPEDPAVPEAPAVPEDPVRTFHQLDFLATALDALGLSPELAEDGSGSSLWAPLVRREDLGSDREHWFHLDLDGRGALAWMQWPAKLIHSVDAPHDRLFDLEQDPRELSPTTEHSPLTEAQQAAELPELRRGLINHHNRLESLAAQRESQTLDSETRSSLAALGYLQLDTPQEELEERTLPRRIPRDTGLGP
- the hemG gene encoding protoporphyrinogen oxidase: MDALVLGAGITGLAAARRLRREGLRVTVLEAAARPGGCLQTLRQDGFVIEVGPNTVLRSPELVDLCRDAGCEQRLISASPEGKKRYVVFDGRLQALPASPPALLRSPLLTAGAKLRLFTEPLRSAGPGPQETVGAFFRRRLGPQVAERLGDAMVTGIYAGNPDELTVGAAFPRLYHLEREHGSLIRGAIAARRAKTPRREIIGHDAGFATLAEELAEDLDLRLETRVTAITAAQDGFHVEASAGDSAETFGAVPRLVLALPQETTLSLLSPFFGATPLDASPAPLPSAPVAVVALGYPRERIGHPLDGFGFLVPHREHRPILGCLFPSRLFPGRAPKGCELLVAMVGGRRRSELAEQPEEELYRSVQEQLEEFLEVRGEPVMRHVQRWLPGIPQPTAAQAALKTAVATVEARHPGLTVLGNWRYGVGIPDCVDAGWSVEGPIS
- the hemE gene encoding uroporphyrinogen decarboxylase, with amino-acid sequence MNDLILRVLRGEKVERPPVWMMRQAGRFLPEYRELVAPYDFLTTCRTPELATEITLQPVHRLGVDAAILFADILLILDAMGAGLTFAKGVGPRLERPVRSRQDFSHLVSPVVERDLGYVFDAVASIRRELDGRVPLLGFAGTPWTVSAYLVEGSSSKYHNQLLGFSYSDPEGLRQLLDRLADITVEYLLGQIEAGAQAVQLFDTWGGLLTLERWRELALPSVLRILEGVGDRVPTLFYLRGGAHLLPALAELPVNGLSVDWRQPLSQVREIVGPKLVLQGNLDPGALLAPPEEIRRRTKQLLAEGSGGGHIVNLGHGILPMTPVEHAQAFVDTVQSSGGG
- a CDS encoding sigma 54-interacting transcriptional regulator, with the protein product MFRLVAYAPDGVQRFPVHSDRLLIGSHPDCDVFLPYTGVAQEHARLMLDGRALRIEDLGSRKGTVVAGERVREASLEVLDEIRLGGVTLLVEDVAPEPANDPEPPPVEPPEACIDSVSMVEHLSRLSDWVLADPESRTSLESLAGDLLQDFGGGLMLLFQGEVSKNSGVKFTVATDATYLSAAENLLEQLCDHREAHGEEPPPSFDGELLDQPAWMCHHLYRAMDRPYFLALALPRFRPDGWGPESALRTVGDLLILGLVHHVGHYEPILPGKQGRQNLVLDPGLVVGESKVMLELVEQLKGAVDPPVQVLLRGEAGSGRELCARSLHLSGSRRHGPFIIATAGGAKPGQLEADLFGAEIPGKDGPVRRQGKLQLADGGTLYLEDVDLLPLDLQARLVRFLRTGEVEPAGSQDASRVDVRLIVASRGSLEALVARDQMRVDLAYRLSQLAIDVPPLRDRREDLTLLIQSHINRFCHEQGKRVQGIAVKAFKALLNYDYPGNLPELGNIARQLVYLCPSGQPIDVNLLPERVRTSTIRSAARIDRKTELNLERLVADCERAAIREALRRSQGNKSQAARDLGLSRNGLAMKMQRYGLHG